One Cellulomonas taurus genomic region harbors:
- a CDS encoding peptidoglycan-binding domain-containing protein: MRKIVGSLTAAVAMAGAVLVGGAGASTAATANTPCVTWAAEGAGMYARVIPSRTNGSTDCYLVKGNSGNGARALQNALRGCEGYGIAVDGIFGSGTKTAVTQFQRSQGIGVDGQYGNQVKGRIWFASSTTLSGTYFCNRW; the protein is encoded by the coding sequence ATGAGAAAGATCGTCGGATCGCTGACAGCTGCCGTCGCGATGGCCGGGGCGGTTCTGGTGGGCGGGGCTGGCGCCAGCACAGCCGCCACCGCGAATACCCCGTGTGTCACCTGGGCTGCGGAAGGCGCGGGCATGTATGCGCGGGTGATTCCCTCGCGCACCAACGGTTCCACCGACTGCTATCTCGTCAAGGGGAACAGTGGTAACGGGGCTCGCGCGCTGCAGAACGCCCTGCGCGGGTGCGAAGGGTATGGCATCGCGGTCGATGGGATCTTCGGTTCCGGCACCAAGACCGCCGTGACGCAGTTCCAGCGCAGTCAGGGAATCGGAGTCGATGGCCAGTACGGAAATCAGGTGAAGGGCCGCATCTGGTTCGCCAGCAGTACCACGTTGAGCGGCACGTACTTCTGCAACCGGTGGTGA
- a CDS encoding ABC transporter permease, producing MSLSAWRHSRRDSFTLRDLVTEALYGVASRPARLLLTMAGTVMGTTSVVVTLGLAATASGQIDSQFDAVAATQVVITAKSVADGDATNGVIPWDAEDRVAPLAGVEAAGLAAVVDLPPGTSIQGVAVTDPSMGARPDYDLVATSPGFISAVRGSVGTGRFFDRGSEERQDRTVVLGPDAARRLNIATVETQPSIFIGDTAYAVIGILADLGERADLSGAVLVPVSTARQDLGLQEVDEVRLRIAVGAGEVVGSQAPTALDPVAPDSFTVNVPPRPTRVREGIRSELQGVFLALGAVAMLVGGLGIANVTLLSVMERAGEIGLRRALGARRWMIGMHFMSESLITGALGGMVGAAVGLMAVVGTCVVRAWTPIVDSRLVVAAALAGVLTGLIAGAYPALRAARIEPIEALRERL from the coding sequence ATGTCGCTGTCGGCGTGGCGACACTCTCGCCGGGACAGCTTCACCCTGCGCGACCTGGTGACCGAGGCGCTCTACGGCGTGGCGAGCAGGCCCGCCCGGCTCCTGCTCACCATGGCGGGCACGGTGATGGGCACCACCTCGGTGGTGGTGACGCTGGGACTGGCCGCCACCGCATCCGGTCAGATCGACAGCCAGTTCGACGCGGTCGCGGCGACGCAGGTGGTGATCACGGCCAAGAGCGTGGCCGATGGGGACGCCACGAACGGCGTGATCCCCTGGGACGCGGAGGACCGCGTGGCGCCGCTGGCCGGTGTGGAGGCGGCCGGCCTCGCGGCGGTGGTCGACCTCCCGCCCGGCACGTCGATCCAGGGGGTCGCCGTCACCGATCCGTCGATGGGGGCGCGGCCCGACTACGACCTGGTGGCGACGTCACCGGGCTTCATCTCCGCGGTGCGCGGGTCGGTGGGCACCGGGCGGTTCTTCGACCGGGGTAGCGAGGAACGTCAGGACCGGACCGTCGTCCTCGGTCCCGACGCCGCGCGACGCTTGAACATCGCCACCGTCGAGACACAGCCGTCGATCTTCATCGGCGACACCGCCTATGCCGTGATCGGGATCCTGGCGGACCTCGGCGAACGAGCCGACCTGTCGGGGGCGGTGCTGGTGCCGGTCAGCACCGCACGCCAGGACCTCGGGCTCCAGGAGGTCGACGAGGTCCGGCTGCGCATCGCGGTGGGAGCGGGCGAGGTCGTCGGCTCCCAGGCACCCACCGCGCTGGATCCGGTAGCGCCCGACAGCTTCACCGTGAACGTCCCGCCCCGGCCGACCCGGGTGCGCGAGGGCATCCGATCCGAGCTCCAGGGCGTCTTCCTCGCTCTGGGCGCCGTCGCCATGCTGGTCGGCGGTCTCGGGATCGCCAATGTCACTCTGCTGTCCGTCATGGAGCGTGCCGGTGAGATCGGTCTGCGGCGTGCGCTGGGCGCGCGGCGCTGGATGATCGGCATGCACTTCATGTCGGAATCGCTGATCACGGGGGCGCTCGGCGGCATGGTGGGCGCCGCGGTGGGTCTGATGGCGGTGGTCGGAACCTGCGTCGTGCGTGCGTGGACGCCGATCGTCGACAGCCGCTTGGTGGTGGCGGCGGCGCTCGCAGGAGTCCTGACCGGGCTGATCGCCGGTGCGTACCCGGCGCTGCGTGCAGCGCGGATCGAACCGATCGAGGCGCTCCGCGAGCGCCTGTGA
- a CDS encoding FtsX-like permease family protein, translating to MSAVWSSARSAVRVHRSSFAGSALVVALAAALLTATGAWVEAGLRAAEDGSMLVTVASSFAGTAIMIALFVVAATIAAALRPRSREFALVRAVGATTGQVRQMVTAEVVLVFAVAAPLGALPGLFLAPLLGGPLTSGGVLGPDFRMSLSPWPVLSTLLLLVPTAIGAARLAGRESARLSPAGAVRSSAVESTGLSRGRLLSAAVLAITGLVTALVPFVLPGLLGTASAAVSAFLLVIAAALVGPLLLGWAARHGLALSGRRAGATTTLALSNARGFSRRLTGAIVPLMVLLALGTVQSGTNVAVLDGAERQVRESLTADAVLRGEAAALAQVTAQGVTTGATDLWPAQVKVDQDEEDLAFLASLSWEDTALRTVPTDGALLDPGVRRGSLAALDRPGTIAVSQEAALGGLSSIGDPVDVRLDGEQRTLEVVAVFDRGLGLGDYLIGEATAATFAGEPADSTLLVDLHGERLSPVPGVTVTDVPGYAAQVRESAAGQQGLSAALLFALLAFVAVAAANTLIMLTGSRRAEFALLRRTGATRRQLLGMVGVESAFVTVVAVLAGLACVLPALVGVGQGLLGVPLPTFDVGALAGLVAAVVLIGLPLPVLVASRTIPR from the coding sequence ATGAGCGCCGTCTGGTCCTCCGCCCGCTCCGCGGTCCGGGTGCACCGGTCGAGCTTCGCCGGGAGTGCGCTGGTGGTCGCGCTGGCCGCCGCGCTGCTCACCGCCACCGGTGCCTGGGTGGAGGCGGGGCTGCGTGCCGCCGAGGACGGGTCGATGCTGGTCACCGTCGCCTCGTCCTTCGCCGGGACCGCGATCATGATCGCGCTGTTCGTGGTCGCCGCCACCATCGCCGCGGCGCTGCGGCCCCGGTCCCGGGAGTTCGCCCTGGTGCGCGCTGTCGGGGCGACCACCGGGCAGGTCCGGCAGATGGTGACCGCCGAGGTGGTGCTGGTGTTCGCGGTGGCCGCCCCGCTGGGTGCGCTGCCCGGCCTGTTCCTGGCCCCGTTGCTCGGTGGCCCGCTCACCTCCGGCGGGGTGCTGGGCCCCGACTTCCGGATGAGCCTGTCGCCGTGGCCGGTGCTGAGCACGCTGCTCCTGCTGGTGCCGACCGCGATCGGCGCCGCCCGGTTGGCGGGCCGGGAGAGCGCCCGGCTGAGCCCGGCCGGTGCCGTGCGCTCGTCGGCGGTCGAATCCACCGGTCTGTCCCGTGGCCGACTGCTGTCGGCGGCGGTGCTGGCGATCACCGGTCTGGTGACCGCGCTGGTGCCGTTCGTCCTGCCCGGTCTGCTCGGCACCGCGTCGGCCGCGGTGTCGGCCTTCCTGCTGGTCATCGCCGCTGCCCTGGTCGGTCCGTTGCTGCTGGGCTGGGCGGCCCGGCACGGTCTGGCACTGTCCGGGCGGCGCGCGGGGGCGACCACGACGTTGGCGCTGTCCAATGCGCGCGGCTTCTCCCGGCGGTTGACCGGGGCGATCGTGCCGCTGATGGTGCTGCTCGCGCTGGGCACCGTGCAGTCCGGGACGAATGTGGCAGTGCTGGACGGTGCCGAGCGTCAGGTGCGGGAGTCGTTGACCGCGGACGCCGTGCTGCGGGGCGAGGCCGCCGCGTTGGCGCAGGTGACCGCCCAGGGGGTCACCACCGGTGCCACCGACCTGTGGCCGGCCCAGGTCAAGGTCGATCAGGACGAGGAAGACCTGGCGTTCCTCGCCTCGCTGTCCTGGGAGGACACTGCCCTGCGCACCGTTCCCACCGACGGGGCGCTGCTCGACCCCGGGGTGCGCCGCGGGTCGCTGGCAGCACTGGACCGACCCGGCACGATCGCGGTCAGCCAGGAGGCGGCGCTCGGCGGGCTGTCGTCCATCGGTGACCCAGTGGACGTCCGACTCGACGGCGAGCAGCGGACGCTGGAGGTCGTCGCCGTCTTCGACCGGGGCCTGGGGCTGGGCGACTACCTGATCGGGGAGGCCACCGCGGCGACCTTCGCCGGGGAACCGGCCGACAGCACCCTCCTGGTCGACCTGCACGGGGAGCGGTTGTCCCCGGTGCCGGGCGTCACCGTGACCGACGTGCCGGGCTACGCCGCGCAGGTGCGGGAGTCGGCGGCGGGGCAGCAAGGGCTCTCCGCGGCGCTGCTGTTCGCGCTGCTCGCCTTCGTGGCGGTGGCCGCGGCGAACACCCTGATCATGCTGACCGGGTCCCGGCGGGCGGAGTTCGCCCTGTTGCGACGCACCGGCGCGACCCGGCGGCAGCTGCTCGGGATGGTGGGGGTCGAGTCGGCGTTCGTCACCGTGGTGGCCGTCCTGGCGGGTCTGGCCTGTGTGCTCCCGGCGCTGGTCGGGGTCGGGCAGGGGCTGCTCGGGGTGCCGCTGCCGACCTTCGACGTCGGGGCGCTGGCGGGGTTGGTGGCGGCGGTGGTGCTGATCGGCCTGCCGCTGCCGGTGCTGGTCGCGTCCCGGACGATCCCCCGCTGA
- a CDS encoding response regulator, with protein sequence MIRVLIADDQPLVRAGLSALLAAEPGIEVVGTAADGDEAVRLARELMPDVVCLDVRMPGRDGISAAKELCGPELGLSVLVLTTFDLDEYVFAALEAGASGFLLKDAEPETIVHAVREVAAGRGTLDQTLTHRVLREFAERRRLQPVSLRRGADLLTGRERDILLLLAQGMSNEEIAEQLVVEVSTVKSHLARMMPKLGVRSRLQAVVWAYQNRVVTVPED encoded by the coding sequence ATGATCCGGGTCCTGATCGCCGACGACCAACCACTGGTCCGGGCCGGACTGAGCGCACTGCTGGCGGCCGAACCGGGGATCGAGGTGGTCGGCACCGCGGCGGACGGCGACGAGGCGGTGCGCCTGGCCCGCGAGCTGATGCCCGACGTGGTCTGCCTGGACGTGCGGATGCCGGGCCGGGACGGGATCAGCGCCGCCAAGGAGCTGTGCGGCCCCGAGCTCGGGCTGTCGGTGCTGGTGCTGACCACCTTCGACCTGGACGAGTACGTCTTCGCGGCGTTGGAGGCCGGGGCGTCGGGCTTCCTGCTCAAGGACGCCGAGCCGGAGACCATCGTGCATGCGGTGCGGGAGGTGGCGGCCGGGCGCGGCACCCTCGACCAGACCCTGACCCACCGAGTGCTGCGGGAGTTCGCCGAGCGCCGACGGCTGCAACCGGTGTCGCTGCGCCGGGGCGCCGACCTGCTGACCGGACGGGAGCGGGACATCCTGTTGCTGCTGGCCCAGGGGATGTCCAACGAGGAGATCGCCGAGCAGCTCGTGGTCGAGGTGTCCACGGTGAAGTCGCACCTGGCCCGGATGATGCCGAAGCTCGGGGTGCGCTCGCGGTTGCAGGCCGTGGTGTGGGCCTACCAGAACCGGGTCGTGACGGTCCCCGAGGACTGA
- a CDS encoding ABC transporter ATP-binding protein, with the protein MTATTLVQPAVRLHQVRRSYPNGSGSIEALAGVTLSFPPASFTAVMGPSGSGKSTLLNCAAGLDVPTSGQVVIGDTDLSGLSPDAVTRLRRDRVGFVFQAYNLIGHLTVAENIALPLLLGGREPDPELRAWLMAAVGLEQLADRLPGELSGGQAQRVAIARALITRPAVVFADEPTGALDSHTGAQVLGVLRDTASALGQTLVLVTHDPQVATAADRVVFLADGRLAGHLDAPTAAQVTARMIELAR; encoded by the coding sequence ATGACCGCCACGACCCTGGTCCAACCCGCCGTCCGCCTGCACCAGGTCCGGCGCAGCTACCCGAATGGCAGCGGCAGCATCGAGGCGCTGGCCGGGGTCACGCTGAGCTTCCCGCCCGCCTCCTTCACCGCGGTGATGGGGCCGTCGGGTTCCGGGAAGTCGACCCTGCTCAACTGCGCTGCCGGGCTGGACGTGCCGACCAGCGGCCAGGTGGTGATCGGTGACACCGACCTGTCCGGGCTGTCCCCGGACGCGGTGACCCGGTTGCGTCGGGACCGGGTCGGCTTCGTGTTCCAGGCCTACAACCTGATCGGTCACCTGACCGTGGCGGAGAACATCGCGTTGCCGTTGCTGCTCGGCGGCCGTGAGCCGGACCCGGAGCTGCGTGCCTGGCTGATGGCGGCGGTCGGGTTGGAGCAGCTCGCCGACCGGCTGCCCGGCGAGCTGTCCGGCGGACAGGCCCAGCGGGTGGCCATCGCCCGGGCGCTGATCACCCGGCCCGCGGTGGTGTTCGCCGACGAACCGACCGGTGCCCTCGACTCGCACACCGGCGCGCAGGTGCTCGGCGTGCTGCGCGACACCGCGTCGGCGCTCGGCCAGACCCTGGTGCTGGTGACGCACGACCCGCAGGTGGCGACCGCCGCCGACCGGGTGGTGTTCCTGGCCGACGGTCGCCTGGCCGGACACCTGGACGCCCCGACCGCCGCGCAGGTGACGGCCCGGATGATCGAGCTGGCCCGATGA
- a CDS encoding ClpP family protease: MTDIPAPPRFTAEARRTLYDNRILVLDGPLDDDNGTLLASQLVALAATDPTTDIALWIHSPGGSVPAMLAIRDLIRLIPCDVSTLALGIAYSAGQFLLSAGTAGKRRALPHARVLMHQGSAGIGGTAVDVELQADDLRHTRDTVLGLIAEDTGQPLDRIFEDSLHDRWYTAAEALDYGFIDAVVDDFDVIRPQRPRGLAGFGGVA, encoded by the coding sequence ATGACCGACATCCCCGCCCCGCCCCGGTTCACAGCCGAGGCCCGCCGCACCCTCTACGACAACCGGATCCTGGTGCTGGACGGCCCGCTGGACGACGACAACGGCACCCTGCTCGCCAGCCAGCTCGTCGCCCTGGCCGCCACCGACCCGACCACGGACATCGCACTGTGGATCCACTCACCCGGCGGGTCGGTGCCCGCGATGCTCGCCATCCGGGACCTGATCCGGCTCATCCCCTGCGACGTGTCGACCCTGGCCCTGGGCATCGCGTACTCGGCCGGGCAGTTCCTGCTCTCGGCCGGAACCGCCGGCAAGCGTCGCGCACTGCCGCATGCGCGGGTGCTGATGCACCAGGGATCGGCCGGGATCGGCGGCACCGCCGTGGACGTCGAGCTCCAGGCCGACGACCTCCGGCACACCCGGGACACCGTGCTGGGCCTGATCGCCGAGGACACCGGCCAACCGCTGGACCGGATCTTCGAGGACAGCCTGCACGACCGCTGGTACACCGCCGCCGAGGCGTTGGACTACGGCTTCATCGACGCGGTCGTGGACGACTTCGACGTGATCCGACCGCAGCGGCCGCGCGGCCTGGCCGGATTCGGCGGCGTGGCATGA
- a CDS encoding ABC-F family ATP-binding cassette domain-containing protein produces the protein MAHLLGGENLRLSFPTKTVFDGITVGLNEGDRVGIVGRNGDGKSSLLALLSGRLEPHGGRVTVRGGTRIGVLDQQDTLDPTLTVGQAIVGDRAEHEWAGDPRIRDVVAGLAGDLPWEKKIGDLSGGQRRRTALAALLTRDDDVLFLDEPTNHLDVQAVTWLAGHLNRRWSSNAGGLLVVTHDRWFLDEVCTATWEVHDGIVEPFEGGYAAYVLQRVERDRMAAASEAKRQNLMRKELAWLRRGAPARTSKPKFRIDAASALIANEPPPRNTVELSQMATARLGKDVVDIEGVSVSYGDHRVLEDVTWLIAPGERTGVLGVNGAGKSTLLGLVTGAVTPTTGRVKRGKTVKVATLTQELADVADQRVNDVIARYRTTYVAGGKEMSPGQLLERLGFTNTQLQTPVKDLSGGQRRRLQLLLILLDEPNVLVLDEPSNDLDTDMLAAMEDLLDTWPGTLLVVSHDRYLLERVTDQQYAVLNGHFRHVPGGVDEYLRLLSAAETPAAATTAAKAPSDAAATRAAKKELAAVDRRMSKLNDQIADLDTRMNEHDPADYGGLAKLTEDRAARLDELAELELRWLELAEAVEG, from the coding sequence ATGGCGCATCTGCTCGGCGGCGAGAATCTCCGGCTGTCATTCCCGACCAAGACCGTGTTCGACGGGATCACCGTCGGACTCAACGAGGGCGACCGGGTGGGGATCGTCGGACGCAACGGCGACGGCAAGTCGTCGCTGCTGGCCCTGCTGTCGGGTCGGCTGGAGCCGCACGGCGGCCGGGTCACCGTCCGCGGCGGCACTCGGATCGGGGTGCTGGACCAGCAGGACACCCTGGACCCGACCCTGACCGTCGGCCAGGCGATCGTCGGCGACCGGGCCGAGCACGAGTGGGCGGGCGACCCGCGGATCCGGGACGTGGTGGCCGGGCTGGCGGGCGACCTGCCGTGGGAGAAGAAGATCGGCGACCTCTCCGGTGGTCAACGGCGGCGCACCGCCCTGGCGGCGCTGCTCACCCGGGACGACGACGTGCTGTTCCTGGACGAGCCGACCAACCACCTCGACGTCCAGGCGGTGACCTGGCTCGCCGGTCACCTGAACCGTCGCTGGTCGAGCAACGCGGGCGGGCTGCTGGTGGTCACCCACGACCGCTGGTTCCTGGACGAGGTGTGCACCGCCACCTGGGAGGTGCACGACGGGATCGTCGAGCCCTTCGAGGGGGGCTACGCCGCCTACGTGCTGCAGCGGGTCGAGCGGGACCGGATGGCCGCCGCCTCCGAGGCCAAGCGCCAGAACCTGATGCGCAAGGAGCTCGCCTGGCTGCGCCGGGGCGCCCCGGCCCGCACCTCCAAGCCGAAGTTCCGAATCGACGCCGCGAGCGCGCTGATCGCGAACGAGCCGCCGCCGCGGAACACGGTCGAGCTGTCCCAGATGGCCACCGCCCGGCTCGGCAAGGACGTGGTGGACATCGAGGGCGTCTCGGTCAGCTACGGCGACCACCGGGTGCTGGAGGACGTGACCTGGTTGATCGCCCCGGGCGAGCGCACCGGCGTGCTCGGCGTCAACGGGGCGGGCAAGTCGACCCTGCTCGGCCTGGTCACCGGCGCCGTCACCCCGACCACCGGCCGGGTCAAGCGCGGTAAGACGGTCAAGGTCGCCACCCTCACCCAGGAGCTCGCCGACGTGGCCGACCAGCGGGTCAACGACGTGATCGCCCGCTACCGCACCACCTACGTGGCCGGCGGCAAGGAGATGTCACCGGGTCAGCTGCTGGAACGGCTCGGCTTCACGAACACCCAGCTGCAGACCCCGGTCAAGGACCTGTCCGGTGGGCAGCGGCGACGGCTGCAACTGCTGCTGATCCTGCTGGACGAGCCGAACGTCCTGGTGCTGGACGAGCCGTCCAACGACCTGGACACCGACATGCTCGCCGCGATGGAGGACCTGCTGGACACCTGGCCCGGCACCCTCCTGGTGGTCTCGCACGACCGGTACCTGCTCGAACGGGTCACCGACCAGCAGTACGCGGTGCTGAACGGCCACTTCCGGCACGTCCCGGGCGGGGTGGACGAGTACCTCCGCCTGCTGTCCGCCGCCGAGACCCCGGCCGCCGCGACCACCGCCGCCAAGGCGCCCTCGGATGCTGCCGCCACCCGTGCCGCCAAGAAGGAACTGGCCGCCGTCGACCGCCGGATGTCGAAGCTGAACGACCAGATCGCCGACCTGGACACCCGGATGAACGAGCACGACCCCGCCGACTACGGCGGGCTGGCGAAGCTCACCGAGGACCGGGCGGCGCGGCTGGACGAGCTGGCCGAGTTGGAACTGCGCTGGCTGGAGCTCGCGGAGGCCGTCGAGGGCTGA
- a CDS encoding sensor histidine kinase has product MPPTLNPDDPRWRRAALTQDQFRADLLIAAVLFVGAVLDLALWQVVGLYDEPASGPVAVACLVATIFPLAFRRRSPSLVAGICAVMFVVTASLQVSETLFVNIALFMSIYTVGAWETRRTRAFWVRAVVVTAMFLWLLVTIFQSVTDPDAIPGLSRAGAFSPMAAYLMSQVLTNILYFAGAWYFGDHAWNAARDRARTAWRGEQLVAERRVVEEQAVALERLRLARELHDAVAHHVSLMGVQAGAARVLLAADPAKAAEALEQVEDSARDAIRELQGVLGTLREAGAPVTSGAAVASLSVEQLPTLVDHSNEGGVRASFQVIGDPRPLPPLVSLNLYRIAQEALTNTRKHAGVGARADVRLRYAEDAVELEVTDDGGGLTRRARTGGSGLGQVGMRERAAADGGTLEAGPRGRGGYLVRARVPLATMRERDDR; this is encoded by the coding sequence GTGCCGCCCACCCTGAACCCGGACGACCCACGCTGGCGCCGCGCAGCGCTGACCCAGGACCAGTTCCGCGCCGACCTGTTGATCGCCGCGGTGCTGTTCGTCGGCGCCGTGCTGGATCTGGCGCTGTGGCAGGTGGTCGGTCTCTACGACGAGCCGGCCTCCGGGCCGGTGGCGGTGGCCTGCCTGGTGGCGACGATCTTCCCGCTCGCGTTCCGGCGTCGGTCGCCGTCGCTGGTGGCCGGGATCTGCGCCGTGATGTTCGTCGTCACCGCCAGCCTGCAGGTCTCCGAGACGCTGTTCGTGAACATCGCGTTGTTCATGTCGATCTACACCGTCGGTGCCTGGGAGACCCGCCGGACGCGGGCGTTCTGGGTGCGGGCGGTGGTCGTCACCGCGATGTTCCTGTGGCTGCTGGTCACGATCTTCCAGTCGGTGACCGACCCGGACGCGATCCCCGGACTGTCCCGCGCCGGGGCGTTCTCCCCGATGGCCGCGTACCTGATGAGCCAGGTGCTGACCAACATCCTGTACTTCGCGGGTGCCTGGTACTTCGGCGACCACGCGTGGAACGCCGCGCGGGACCGGGCGCGCACCGCCTGGCGTGGCGAGCAGCTGGTCGCCGAGCGCCGGGTGGTCGAGGAACAGGCGGTCGCCCTGGAACGACTCCGCCTGGCGCGGGAACTGCACGACGCCGTCGCCCATCACGTCTCGCTGATGGGGGTGCAGGCGGGGGCGGCTCGGGTGCTGCTCGCCGCCGATCCGGCCAAGGCCGCCGAGGCGTTGGAGCAGGTCGAGGACTCGGCCCGGGACGCGATCCGTGAACTGCAGGGCGTGCTCGGCACGCTGCGCGAGGCGGGCGCACCGGTGACCTCCGGTGCCGCCGTCGCCTCCCTCTCGGTGGAGCAGCTGCCGACGCTGGTCGACCACTCGAACGAGGGTGGGGTGCGGGCCAGCTTCCAGGTGATCGGCGACCCCCGGCCCCTGCCGCCGCTGGTGTCCCTGAACCTGTACCGGATCGCGCAGGAGGCACTGACCAACACCCGCAAGCACGCGGGCGTCGGAGCCCGGGCCGACGTCCGGCTGCGCTACGCCGAGGACGCCGTCGAGCTCGAGGTCACCGACGACGGCGGTGGGCTGACCCGCCGCGCCCGCACCGGCGGCAGCGGCCTGGGCCAGGTCGGGATGCGGGAACGTGCGGCCGCCGACGGCGGCACCCTGGAAGCCGGACCGCGTGGTCGCGGCGGATACCTGGTGCGGGCGCGAGTGCCGCTCGCCACGATGCGAGAGCGGGACGACCGATGA
- a CDS encoding sensor histidine kinase: protein MSASQRVTRGDVLAAVVTWSVAVAGLLLLPAISAMEPAEPVELPAAGSWPWWLVLLALTAQAVPVLLARARPVPALIAVAAIPVLLAVVGPTGSGGLVTLAPVVVVYRATVGGRRLWGVLAVVAALLTVAGAWRGDLATALTALAQGVLLVLIGVVPAQVVGSRRAVLVAQAGELRALARERDALIATAVATERTAMARELHDIAAHHLSGIALMASAIDRQLDTDPVAARQGLRAVRDQSRVVLTDLRRLVGLLREDDPAELSAWSLASLPELVGESATLRVLRAPDGAELGAGIGPLAQLAGYRMVQESLANARSHAPGAACEVTVDDRDPTLLVITVQNGPPTGAPLAAEGGGNGLRGMAERATLVGATLRHGPTVDGGWQVRLAIPRAMTNDGDDA from the coding sequence GTGTCTGCATCCCAGCGCGTGACCCGGGGCGATGTGCTGGCGGCGGTGGTGACCTGGTCGGTCGCGGTGGCCGGTCTGCTGCTGCTCCCGGCGATCAGCGCGATGGAACCCGCCGAGCCGGTGGAGCTGCCGGCTGCCGGGTCGTGGCCGTGGTGGCTGGTGCTGCTGGCGCTGACCGCGCAGGCGGTGCCGGTGCTGCTCGCCCGCGCTCGACCCGTGCCCGCGCTGATCGCGGTGGCCGCGATCCCGGTGCTGCTCGCCGTGGTCGGGCCGACCGGGTCCGGGGGTCTGGTGACCCTCGCGCCGGTGGTGGTGGTGTACCGGGCGACGGTCGGTGGTCGTCGGCTGTGGGGCGTGCTGGCGGTGGTGGCCGCCCTGCTCACCGTGGCCGGTGCTTGGCGAGGCGACCTGGCCACGGCGTTGACCGCCCTCGCCCAGGGGGTGCTGCTGGTGCTGATCGGGGTGGTTCCGGCGCAGGTGGTCGGTTCGCGGCGGGCGGTGCTGGTCGCGCAGGCCGGGGAGCTGCGCGCGCTGGCCCGGGAACGCGATGCCCTGATCGCCACCGCGGTGGCCACCGAGCGCACCGCGATGGCCCGCGAGCTGCACGACATCGCCGCCCACCACCTGTCCGGCATCGCGTTGATGGCCTCCGCGATCGACCGGCAGCTGGACACCGATCCGGTCGCCGCGCGGCAGGGGCTGCGGGCAGTCCGGGACCAGAGTCGGGTGGTGCTGACCGATCTGCGCCGCCTGGTCGGTCTGCTGCGCGAGGACGACCCGGCCGAACTGAGCGCCTGGAGCCTGGCGTCGCTGCCGGAATTGGTCGGCGAGTCGGCGACCCTGCGGGTCCTGCGTGCGCCCGACGGGGCGGAGCTCGGCGCGGGGATCGGGCCGCTGGCCCAGCTCGCCGGGTACCGGATGGTGCAGGAGTCGTTGGCCAACGCCCGCTCGCACGCTCCCGGGGCCGCCTGCGAGGTGACGGTCGACGACCGGGATCCGACGCTGCTGGTGATCACCGTGCAGAACGGGCCGCCCACCGGTGCGCCGCTCGCCGCCGAGGGCGGGGGCAACGGGCTGCGCGGGATGGCCGAACGGGCCACCCTGGTCGGCGCCACCCTGCGCCACGGGCCGACCGTGGACGGTGGCTGGCAGGTACGGCTCGCGATCCCGCGGGCGATGACGAACGACGGAGACGACGCATGA
- a CDS encoding helix-turn-helix domain-containing protein: MTATTQRPVSPIRRGREPLWRELLGLRLRRLRHQRGETLGETAERAGVSPQYLSEMERGVKDPSSEMIAAVAGALGVTLLDLTVGVTQELTGGGRPSGAVVFAPFGLAA, from the coding sequence ATGACCGCCACCACGCAGCGTCCGGTGTCCCCGATCCGTCGCGGGCGTGAGCCGTTGTGGCGGGAGCTGCTCGGGCTGCGGCTGCGCCGGCTCCGTCACCAGCGGGGCGAGACACTGGGCGAGACCGCCGAGCGCGCCGGGGTGTCCCCGCAGTACCTGTCCGAGATGGAGCGCGGGGTCAAGGACCCGTCCAGCGAGATGATCGCGGCGGTCGCCGGGGCCCTCGGGGTGACGCTGCTCGACCTGACGGTCGGGGTGACCCAGGAGCTGACCGGGGGCGGCCGACCCTCCGGCGCGGTGGTGTTCGCGCCGTTCGGGCTGGCCGCCTGA
- a CDS encoding ClpP family protease translates to MSSYPIPSVVAQHPRGDRIMDVYSQLLTERIVYLGTALDAGVANALIAQLLHLEADAPDQDIQLYINCEGGDPSAMLAVYDTMQYIRPQVATSCVGQAVAVGAVLLAAGAPGKRAALPHARVVLHQPVAQGRGAIPDLILAADEVVRIRSEMEGILAEHSGQSVERLRADTDHDRVFTASGAREYGLIDRVIDRR, encoded by the coding sequence ATGAGCAGCTACCCGATCCCGAGCGTGGTCGCCCAGCACCCGCGCGGCGACCGGATCATGGACGTGTACTCGCAGCTGCTGACCGAGCGGATCGTGTACCTCGGCACCGCCCTGGATGCCGGGGTGGCGAATGCCCTGATCGCCCAGCTGCTGCATCTGGAGGCGGACGCGCCGGACCAGGACATCCAGCTCTACATCAACTGCGAGGGCGGCGACCCGTCGGCGATGCTCGCGGTCTACGACACGATGCAGTACATCCGGCCGCAGGTGGCGACCAGTTGCGTCGGCCAGGCGGTCGCGGTCGGCGCCGTGCTGCTGGCCGCCGGTGCACCGGGCAAGCGCGCTGCGCTGCCGCACGCCCGCGTGGTGCTGCACCAGCCCGTGGCGCAGGGCCGGGGCGCGATCCCCGATCTGATCCTGGCGGCCGACGAGGTGGTCCGGATCAGGTCCGAGATGGAGGGCATCCTGGCCGAGCACTCCGGTCAGAGCGTCGAGCGGCTGCGTGCCGACACCGACCACGACCGGGTGTTCACCGCGAGCGGCGCACGCGAGTACGGGCTGATCGACCGGGTGATCGACCGGCGATGA